The following proteins come from a genomic window of Frankia casuarinae:
- a CDS encoding DUF4232 domain-containing protein: MHRSRGRALPAVLALAATSIFVAGCGAGPGGGGTATAVAAPATSVAARCRTAQLALSSVDRQGTAGSDYERLVLTNIGHSPCVVRGFPGVSFVDAAGRQVGAAAEHTGPAGAPVRLVPGGAATAVLRILHLGVAESCTPPSGTAPVAALRVYPPGNTEALRLSGPDTQACRDPAVRQLTVAAFTA, translated from the coding sequence ATGCACAGGTCTCGTGGGAGGGCTCTTCCGGCGGTACTCGCCCTGGCCGCGACGTCGATCTTCGTCGCCGGATGCGGCGCGGGCCCGGGCGGCGGGGGTACCGCCACCGCGGTGGCGGCTCCGGCGACGTCCGTGGCGGCCCGGTGCCGGACCGCTCAGCTCGCTCTGAGCAGCGTCGACCGCCAGGGAACCGCGGGCAGCGACTACGAACGGCTGGTCCTGACCAACATCGGTCACAGCCCCTGCGTGGTACGCGGATTCCCCGGCGTGTCGTTCGTGGACGCGGCCGGCCGGCAGGTGGGCGCGGCGGCGGAGCACACGGGGCCGGCGGGCGCGCCGGTGCGGCTCGTGCCCGGGGGTGCCGCGACGGCGGTCCTGCGCATCCTGCATCTCGGCGTGGCGGAAAGCTGCACGCCTCCCTCGGGGACCGCGCCGGTCGCCGCGCTGCGCGTGTACCCGCCGGGGAACACCGAGGCGCTGCGGCTGAGCGGCCCGGACACGCAGGCATGCCGGGATCCCGCCGTGCGGCAGCTCACCGTGGCCGCGTTCACGGCGTGA
- a CDS encoding thiolase family protein, which yields MENAVIVDGVRTASGRGKPGGALSETHPVELLATVLKALIARNDLDPALVDDVIAGCVDQAGEQAVNIGRTAVLSAGFPESVPATTIDRQCGSSQQAAHFAAQGVLAGAYDIVIAAGVESMSRVPMGSTTFGKDPNGPSLHARYPEGLAHQGIGAELVSARWKINREDLDIFSARSHQLAAASVAAGDFAGEIVPVEITLPDGTTAQHTVDETVRATTTVETLAKLKPSFYTEAYAARFPEITWNITPGNSSPLTDGASAVLIMSETRANKLGLRPRARFHTFALAGDDPLLMLTAPIPATRKALKRAGLSIDDIDAFEVNEAFAPVPLMWARDTGADPAKLNPRGGAIALGHPLGGSGTRLLTTMLNYLEATGGRYGLQTMCEGGGMANATIIERL from the coding sequence ATGGAGAACGCAGTCATCGTCGATGGGGTACGCACGGCGTCGGGACGGGGCAAGCCGGGTGGGGCGCTGTCCGAGACCCATCCGGTGGAGCTGCTGGCCACCGTGCTGAAGGCACTGATCGCCCGTAACGACCTTGATCCGGCGCTGGTCGACGACGTCATCGCCGGGTGTGTTGACCAGGCCGGCGAGCAGGCCGTCAACATCGGGCGCACCGCGGTGCTGTCGGCCGGGTTCCCCGAGTCGGTGCCGGCCACCACGATCGACCGCCAGTGCGGCTCGAGCCAGCAGGCCGCCCATTTCGCCGCGCAGGGGGTGCTCGCCGGCGCCTACGACATCGTCATCGCCGCCGGCGTGGAGTCGATGAGCCGGGTGCCGATGGGCTCCACCACTTTCGGCAAGGACCCCAACGGCCCGAGCCTGCACGCCCGCTACCCGGAGGGCCTGGCCCACCAGGGCATCGGCGCGGAGCTCGTCAGCGCCCGATGGAAGATCAACCGGGAGGACCTGGACATCTTCTCCGCGCGGTCGCACCAGCTCGCGGCGGCCTCCGTCGCGGCGGGGGACTTCGCCGGGGAGATCGTCCCGGTCGAGATCACCCTTCCGGACGGCACGACAGCCCAGCACACCGTGGACGAGACGGTCCGAGCGACCACGACCGTCGAGACGCTGGCGAAGCTCAAGCCGTCCTTCTACACCGAGGCGTACGCCGCCCGCTTCCCGGAGATCACCTGGAACATCACCCCGGGTAACTCCTCCCCGCTGACCGACGGCGCCTCGGCCGTCCTGATCATGAGCGAGACCAGGGCGAACAAGCTCGGCCTGCGGCCACGGGCCCGGTTCCACACGTTCGCGCTCGCCGGGGACGACCCGTTGCTCATGCTGACCGCGCCGATCCCGGCAACCCGCAAGGCGCTCAAGCGCGCCGGTCTGAGCATCGACGACATCGACGCCTTCGAGGTCAACGAGGCGTTCGCGCCCGTGCCGCTCATGTGGGCCCGCGACACCGGTGCCGACCCGGCGAAGCTCAACCCGCGCGGGGGCGCCATCGCGCTGGGCCACCCGCTGGGCGGATCGGGCACCCGCCTGCTCACCACGATGCTCAACTACCTGGAGGCCACCGGCGGCCGTTACGGCCTGCAGACGATGTGCGAGGGCGGCGGCATGGCCAACGCCACCATCATCGAACGGCTCTGA
- a CDS encoding hemolysin family protein — MTDLLAIVATVVLLALNALFVGAEFALISARRSNLEPMAEAGSRLAKITLGAMENVSLMLAGAQLGVTVCTLGLGALGEPAVAHLLRGPFEAAGMPSALLHPVAFAIALGLVTFLHVVVGEMVPKNIALAMPERAVLLLAPLLVGVVRGGKPVIALLNTIAAVSLRLVGVEPKDEIASVFTRDEVAGLIEESHREGLLAEDEHDLLTGALSFEERTARAVLLPPDGLVTVSPAVTPRQVEQLAARTGFTRFPVRDPEGGLIGYLHLKDVLETRPERRSSSVAAKWIRPLARVGADDNLRTALATMQHSGAHLARVTDADGTVLGLVALEDILEELVGEIRDDAVRTAVVPTHQPA; from the coding sequence ATGACCGACCTGCTGGCGATCGTCGCCACCGTCGTCCTGCTGGCGCTGAACGCGCTGTTCGTCGGGGCCGAGTTCGCGCTGATCTCGGCCCGGCGGTCGAACTTGGAGCCGATGGCCGAGGCGGGCTCACGACTGGCAAAGATCACCCTTGGGGCGATGGAGAACGTCTCGTTGATGCTCGCCGGGGCGCAGCTTGGCGTCACCGTCTGCACCCTGGGCCTCGGCGCTCTCGGGGAACCGGCGGTCGCGCATCTGCTCCGCGGGCCGTTCGAGGCGGCCGGGATGCCCTCCGCCCTGCTGCACCCGGTGGCCTTCGCCATCGCGCTGGGCCTGGTGACCTTCCTGCACGTGGTCGTCGGCGAGATGGTCCCGAAGAACATCGCGCTGGCGATGCCGGAGCGTGCGGTCCTGCTGCTCGCCCCGCTCCTGGTCGGAGTCGTCCGAGGCGGCAAGCCGGTCATCGCGCTGCTCAACACGATCGCGGCCGTGTCGTTGCGGCTCGTCGGTGTCGAACCGAAGGACGAGATCGCGAGCGTCTTCACCCGCGACGAGGTCGCCGGACTCATCGAGGAGTCGCATCGGGAGGGTCTGCTCGCCGAGGACGAGCACGACCTGCTGACCGGGGCGCTGTCGTTCGAGGAACGCACCGCGCGTGCCGTCCTGCTCCCGCCGGACGGGCTGGTCACCGTGTCCCCGGCGGTCACTCCCCGGCAGGTCGAGCAGCTCGCCGCGCGCACCGGATTCACCCGCTTCCCGGTGCGGGACCCCGAGGGCGGGCTGATCGGCTACCTGCACCTCAAGGACGTGCTGGAGACCCGGCCGGAGCGGCGGTCCAGCTCGGTCGCGGCCAAGTGGATCCGGCCGCTGGCCCGGGTCGGCGCCGACGACAACCTGCGGACGGCACTGGCGACAATGCAGCACTCCGGCGCGCATCTGGCCAGGGTCACCGACGCCGACGGTACGGTCCTCGGGCTCGTCGCGCTGGAGGACATCCTGGAGGAGCTGGTCGGGGAGATCCGCGACGACGCCGTTCGCACGGCCGTGGTCCCCACCCACCAGCCCGCCTGA
- a CDS encoding hemolysin family protein, translated as MIEALLLVLSLVLVAACGVFVAAEFAFVTVDRPSVERAAERGDRGARGVLTALRGLSTQLSGAQLGITVTNLMIGFLAEPAIARLLEGPITSLGASDGLARAASVAIALVLATGLTMVYGELLPKNLAIAHPLGTALAVQAPQRAFTKATGLLIRSLNITANAVLHRLGISPREELASARSAQELFSLVGRSAEHGTLSHETATLVQRSLLFGDRTAEDVMTPRMRMRTIHADEPVSEVITLTRRTGHSRFPVLGTDSDDVVGLIHVKNAVAVPEDARDHTPVRDVMVPPVTVPSTILLDPLLETLRAGGMQIAIVVDEFGGTDGLVTAEDLIEEIVGDVVDEHDRVSPRALRRRDGSWLLSGLLRPEEARNVTGIDIPADDTYQTLGGLMARALGRIPRAGDTAAVEGVRYTVERMDGRRVDRIRLGPIAPTDATPETDADPPVADPADRRPGADPADPADPADPADPADPADPADPADPADPAAEGAEEAETASAGRAGWG; from the coding sequence ATGATCGAGGCGCTTCTGTTGGTACTCAGCCTGGTGCTCGTGGCCGCCTGCGGCGTTTTCGTCGCGGCCGAGTTCGCTTTCGTCACGGTGGACCGGCCCTCGGTGGAGCGGGCCGCCGAACGCGGTGATCGGGGCGCCCGCGGGGTGCTCACCGCGCTGCGCGGTCTGTCCACCCAGCTGTCCGGCGCCCAGCTCGGGATCACCGTCACCAACCTGATGATCGGTTTTCTGGCGGAGCCCGCCATCGCACGGCTGCTCGAGGGGCCGATCACCTCGCTCGGCGCCTCGGACGGGCTCGCCCGGGCGGCGTCGGTGGCGATCGCTCTGGTCCTCGCGACGGGCCTGACGATGGTGTACGGCGAGCTGCTCCCGAAGAACCTGGCGATCGCCCATCCCCTCGGCACCGCGTTGGCGGTGCAGGCTCCCCAGCGTGCCTTCACGAAGGCCACCGGCCTGCTGATCCGCTCGCTGAACATCACGGCGAACGCGGTGCTGCACCGCCTCGGCATCTCGCCACGCGAGGAGCTGGCCTCGGCCCGTTCGGCTCAGGAGCTGTTCTCCCTCGTCGGGCGGTCCGCCGAGCACGGCACCCTCTCCCACGAGACGGCGACGCTGGTGCAGCGCTCCCTGCTGTTCGGTGACCGGACCGCCGAGGACGTCATGACACCCCGGATGCGCATGCGCACCATCCACGCCGACGAACCGGTCAGCGAGGTCATCACCCTCACCCGGCGCACCGGGCACTCCCGCTTCCCGGTACTCGGCACGGACAGCGACGACGTCGTGGGCCTCATCCACGTGAAGAACGCGGTCGCCGTCCCCGAAGACGCCCGGGACCATACCCCGGTACGCGACGTGATGGTCCCGCCGGTGACCGTGCCCTCGACGATCCTGCTCGACCCCCTGCTGGAGACACTGCGTGCCGGCGGCATGCAGATAGCGATCGTGGTTGACGAGTTCGGCGGCACCGACGGGCTGGTCACCGCCGAGGACCTCATCGAGGAGATCGTCGGCGACGTCGTCGACGAACACGACCGGGTCAGCCCGCGCGCCCTGCGCCGGCGGGACGGCAGCTGGCTGCTCTCCGGCCTGCTGCGCCCGGAGGAGGCCCGCAACGTCACGGGGATCGACATCCCCGCGGACGACACCTACCAGACCCTGGGCGGTCTGATGGCCCGGGCGCTGGGACGCATCCCCCGGGCGGGCGACACGGCGGCCGTGGAGGGCGTGCGGTACACCGTCGAGCGGATGGACGGCCGGCGGGTCGACCGGATCCGTCTGGGCCCGATCGCACCGACGGACGCCACGCCGGAGACGGATGCGGATCCACCGGTCGCGGACCCCGCGGATCGCCGCCCCGGCGCAGACCCGGCAGACCCCGCAGACCCCGCAGACCCCGCAGACCCCGCAGACCCCGCAGACCCGGCAGACCCGGCAGACCCGGCAGACCCGGCCGCCGAGGGGGCCGAGGAGGCCGAGACCGCCTCGGCCGGAAGGGCGGGGTGGGGATGA
- a CDS encoding toll/interleukin-1 receptor domain-containing protein, producing MDQGDFFISYCQRDRDWAEWIAWQLQEVGYRVFLQAWHIGPGRNWVRDMGQGMENCRHTIAVLSPEYLNSPYCRAEWQAAFEYDPEGNLRKLIPVRIAECTPTGMLRQVVHFDLIGIDDEDAAREELLRNVRSAWEKEGGLAPKKRPGFPPAQGTRTEPPEPDPAGTPGTPAAVTPDTGLTLPLPPTQRPITSRPTFPPEVAGWRRAARALRTALTRGWVVLPTLAAAIVIGIAFQVADGGPGGVLVGSLVAALAAAAPAFMLFPPTDRTATLVVGGACVVGALGGAEIAHGRAWAAMAEVLGAAAFSAVFTIAMRPPRPAPPADPADPDPAAVTEPGVRNKSVVTP from the coding sequence AGGCCTGGCATATCGGCCCCGGCCGCAACTGGGTCAGGGACATGGGTCAGGGGATGGAGAACTGCCGGCACACGATCGCGGTGCTCTCGCCCGAGTATCTGAATTCCCCGTACTGCCGGGCAGAATGGCAGGCGGCGTTCGAATACGATCCCGAGGGCAACCTCCGTAAGCTCATCCCGGTGCGGATAGCGGAATGCACCCCTACCGGGATGCTCCGGCAGGTGGTCCACTTCGACCTCATCGGCATCGACGACGAGGACGCCGCCCGGGAGGAGCTGCTGCGCAACGTCCGCTCGGCCTGGGAAAAAGAAGGTGGTCTCGCGCCCAAGAAGCGGCCGGGCTTCCCCCCGGCCCAGGGCACCCGGACCGAGCCACCGGAGCCCGACCCCGCCGGTACACCTGGCACCCCCGCCGCCGTCACCCCGGACACCGGCCTCACCCTGCCGTTGCCGCCCACGCAACGCCCGATCACCTCACGGCCCACGTTCCCGCCGGAGGTGGCGGGATGGCGCCGGGCGGCCCGCGCCCTCCGTACCGCACTCACGCGGGGGTGGGTCGTGCTTCCGACGCTCGCCGCGGCCATCGTCATCGGAATCGCTTTCCAGGTGGCGGACGGCGGCCCCGGCGGAGTGCTGGTCGGCTCACTCGTCGCCGCGCTCGCCGCGGCCGCCCCGGCCTTCATGCTGTTCCCTCCGACGGACCGTACCGCGACGCTGGTGGTCGGTGGGGCCTGCGTGGTGGGCGCGCTCGGGGGGGCGGAAATCGCCCACGGCCGAGCGTGGGCGGCCATGGCCGAGGTGCTGGGCGCAGCGGCGTTTTCGGCCGTCTTCACCATCGCCATGCGCCCACCCCGCCCAGCGCCACCGGCCGATCCGGCGGACCCGGACCCGGCTGCAGTCACGGAGCCGGGCGTTCGGAACAAATCGGTCGTTACCCCGTAG
- a CDS encoding TAXI family TRAP transporter solute-binding subunit, which produces MSNTRSRLGRRPIAITALVILAAIVGVFIGRAFGGDGRSPMLVSTPPSTPSAQTAAPEQARRDAATEAKANLHATTCTTVRIIAGQPRTPYSQYASTLAKLISDPALNGGNGWRAFPDSDTSGTSQNLKNLGVPENRRCTLALAQLNVVVDAQNGRGDFTGGAVEGLSLVGQIYYDVLQLIVPADSSIHSADDLCGKTVESGLLDSGTHQIATVLFRQITRVKGAGCVVRPVTGNRITEALQKLHSTGADHADAVLWAAGAPTMAVQEYNDSYQKIKFVPLDDWQSAIQRDWYSQYLDVGANVFTRAAIEPGDYNLIPSQPTATLAVPNGIVASRYADPALVEFAAWMMDEHSAEFKATLWATHQAQAQARRLGFATPGSFIATNICRYVPLHPAAERYYTHALGYPTGCPAPTP; this is translated from the coding sequence ATGTCCAATACCCGGTCGCGGCTGGGACGGCGTCCCATCGCCATCACCGCCCTGGTGATCCTGGCCGCCATCGTCGGCGTCTTCATCGGCCGGGCCTTCGGCGGAGACGGCCGTAGCCCGATGCTCGTGAGCACGCCCCCGAGCACGCCCTCAGCGCAGACGGCGGCACCGGAACAGGCTCGGCGCGATGCGGCGACGGAGGCGAAGGCGAACCTGCACGCGACCACGTGCACGACCGTACGGATCATCGCCGGCCAGCCCCGCACCCCCTACTCGCAGTACGCGAGCACACTCGCGAAGCTCATCAGTGATCCGGCGCTGAACGGCGGCAACGGGTGGCGCGCCTTTCCTGATTCGGACACGAGCGGGACGTCCCAGAACCTCAAGAATCTCGGGGTTCCGGAGAACCGGCGCTGCACTCTCGCGCTGGCCCAACTCAACGTGGTGGTGGACGCCCAGAACGGCCGGGGCGACTTCACCGGCGGGGCCGTCGAGGGTCTGAGCCTCGTCGGCCAGATCTATTACGACGTTCTCCAGCTCATCGTCCCGGCCGACTCCAGCATTCACAGCGCGGACGATCTGTGCGGCAAGACGGTCGAAAGCGGACTGCTCGACTCGGGCACCCACCAGATCGCCACCGTGCTGTTCCGTCAGATCACCCGGGTGAAGGGAGCGGGCTGCGTCGTCCGTCCGGTGACCGGGAACCGGATAACCGAGGCGCTCCAGAAACTTCACTCCACCGGCGCGGATCACGCCGACGCGGTCCTGTGGGCGGCGGGCGCTCCCACGATGGCGGTCCAGGAATATAACGACAGCTACCAGAAGATCAAATTCGTGCCACTCGACGACTGGCAGTCGGCGATCCAGCGGGACTGGTACTCCCAGTACCTCGATGTCGGAGCCAACGTCTTCACAAGGGCCGCTATCGAGCCGGGTGACTACAACCTCATCCCGTCCCAGCCGACAGCGACCCTCGCGGTGCCGAACGGCATCGTCGCCAGTAGGTACGCCGATCCCGCGCTGGTCGAGTTCGCCGCCTGGATGATGGACGAGCACTCCGCCGAGTTCAAGGCCACCCTGTGGGCCACTCATCAGGCGCAGGCGCAGGCGCGCCGCCTCGGTTTCGCGACTCCCGGCTCCTTCATCGCGACCAACATCTGCCGGTACGTCCCGCTACATCCGGCGGCGGAGAGATACTATACACATGCGCTCGGTTATCCGACGGGATGCCCGGCCCCGACCCCCTGA
- a CDS encoding WD40 repeat domain-containing serine/threonine protein kinase, which yields MTGTTPPPLPGDAVRPLQLTDPRRLGVYQVIGRLGQGGMGTVFLGRAPDGSAVAIKMIRPELAQRPEFRARFAREAESARRVRRFTTAAVLDADPYGPQPYLVTEFVEGPTLSRRVSVRGPLRPADLEQLAVSVTTALSAIHAAGIVHRDLTPGNVLLSPVGPKVIDFGLAREFNADTDLSHNVRHAIGTPGYMSPEQILDAPITSAVDIFAWGAVIIFAATGHAPFGTGRIDAILYRIVNEPPRLDGVGGELRNLVEIAMAKDPAARPSAEELRTALIGGGTLPARPEPGSIPSGPPGAGPTGRARRWARRRPSGAAGSAPRSEPPPRGTGSTGSTGGTAANVADMPVTQLSPPPVASPPPIPARTPPPIPARTSPPRGQPGSVPPHPAGTPHPPAPSPSPAPSRLRWSRTALLVAGLAIAITAATVLIIVPRGGGPSPVSAADRASISSRLAADAAAQRARQPDLAGRLSLAAYRIAPTEAARAAVLASFAQSTAARIPAGPAAFSDIALSPDGTTLAGTDDTGSLHLWKVDAAGRPTATTGGSANDHAHGVVFDRSGTRLATGGETDAGRLWDIADPARPRPLSTLDPQATPVHRLALSSSAHLLVTAGEDWSVGLWDVADPARPVSIQLLIGRAGPVTDVALRPDGAVLAIAGAGGPVQLWNVRDPRRPVQTASVPGHTGAVNTVAFSPDGRRLATGGDDRILQVSDVGDPDHPRVLRRLSGHTAPVAAVAFTTDDHLVSADGGGAVAYWDLSAPTPPMTPLGVLDAPARAVAGTGTETVALTTDKGSVLLGTLDPARLRRLACAKPGAALSPAEWSRLVPRLPYTDSCSG from the coding sequence GTGACGGGGACGACACCACCTCCGCTGCCCGGCGACGCCGTGCGCCCGCTTCAGCTGACCGATCCGCGGCGGCTCGGGGTCTACCAGGTGATCGGCCGGCTCGGGCAGGGCGGCATGGGCACCGTCTTCCTCGGCCGGGCACCCGACGGAAGCGCCGTCGCGATCAAGATGATCAGGCCGGAGCTCGCGCAACGGCCCGAATTCCGCGCCCGGTTTGCCCGCGAGGCCGAGAGTGCTCGTCGGGTCCGCCGGTTCACCACGGCCGCCGTGCTGGACGCTGATCCGTACGGGCCCCAGCCCTATCTCGTGACCGAGTTCGTCGAGGGTCCGACGCTGTCGAGGCGCGTCTCCGTACGGGGGCCGCTGCGGCCCGCCGATCTCGAACAGCTCGCGGTCAGCGTGACGACCGCCCTGAGCGCCATCCACGCGGCCGGGATCGTGCACCGCGACCTCACCCCCGGCAACGTCCTGCTGTCCCCGGTCGGCCCCAAGGTGATCGACTTCGGCCTGGCCCGCGAGTTCAACGCGGACACCGACCTGAGCCACAACGTCCGGCACGCCATCGGTACGCCCGGTTACATGTCCCCGGAGCAGATCCTCGACGCACCGATCACCTCGGCGGTCGACATCTTCGCCTGGGGCGCCGTCATAATCTTCGCCGCCACCGGGCACGCGCCGTTCGGCACCGGTCGCATCGACGCCATTCTCTACCGCATCGTCAACGAGCCGCCGCGGCTCGACGGAGTTGGCGGCGAGTTGCGCAACCTCGTCGAGATCGCGATGGCGAAGGACCCGGCGGCCCGGCCGAGCGCGGAGGAGCTGCGGACGGCGCTGATCGGCGGGGGTACCCTCCCCGCGCGCCCGGAGCCCGGCTCCATACCGTCCGGACCGCCCGGCGCCGGGCCCACCGGACGTGCCCGCCGCTGGGCTCGGCGCCGGCCGTCAGGCGCCGCGGGGTCGGCGCCCAGGTCGGAGCCGCCGCCCCGCGGCACGGGCAGCACCGGCAGCACCGGCGGTACCGCCGCGAACGTGGCGGACATGCCCGTCACCCAGCTGTCCCCGCCGCCTGTCGCCTCGCCGCCGCCGATCCCAGCCCGGACCCCGCCGCCGATACCGGCCCGGACCTCCCCGCCGCGTGGACAGCCCGGGTCGGTACCCCCGCATCCAGCAGGAACCCCACACCCGCCGGCACCCAGCCCATCACCGGCCCCATCCAGGCTGCGGTGGTCTCGGACGGCACTGCTCGTCGCCGGACTCGCCATCGCGATCACCGCCGCAACGGTGCTGATCATCGTGCCGCGCGGCGGTGGCCCGTCGCCGGTGTCGGCGGCCGACCGCGCGTCCATCTCGTCGCGCCTGGCCGCGGACGCGGCGGCCCAGCGGGCCCGGCAACCGGACCTGGCCGGCCGGCTGAGCCTCGCGGCCTACCGGATCGCCCCGACGGAGGCCGCGCGCGCGGCCGTCCTCGCGTCCTTCGCCCAGTCCACCGCCGCGCGGATCCCCGCCGGCCCCGCGGCCTTCTCCGACATCGCGCTCAGCCCGGACGGCACGACCCTCGCCGGCACCGACGACACCGGCAGCCTCCACCTCTGGAAGGTCGACGCTGCCGGCCGGCCCACCGCCACCACCGGGGGCTCCGCGAACGACCATGCGCACGGCGTCGTGTTCGACCGCTCGGGCACCCGACTCGCGACGGGTGGGGAGACCGACGCCGGCCGGCTATGGGACATCGCCGATCCGGCGCGCCCCCGGCCGCTCAGCACGCTCGACCCCCAGGCCACGCCGGTCCATCGGCTCGCGTTGTCGAGCAGCGCGCATCTGCTCGTCACCGCCGGCGAGGACTGGTCGGTGGGGCTGTGGGACGTCGCCGACCCGGCGCGGCCCGTCTCGATCCAGTTGCTGATCGGCCGCGCCGGGCCGGTGACGGATGTGGCACTGCGGCCGGACGGCGCCGTCCTCGCCATCGCCGGCGCCGGCGGCCCCGTGCAACTGTGGAACGTCCGCGACCCCCGCAGGCCCGTCCAGACGGCCTCGGTGCCCGGCCACACCGGTGCGGTGAACACCGTCGCGTTCAGTCCGGACGGACGGCGGCTGGCCACCGGCGGCGACGACCGGATCCTGCAGGTCTCCGACGTCGGCGATCCCGACCATCCGCGGGTCCTGCGCCGGCTGTCCGGCCACACCGCCCCCGTCGCCGCCGTCGCCTTCACCACCGACGATCATCTGGTGAGCGCGGACGGCGGTGGCGCGGTCGCCTACTGGGACCTCTCCGCCCCCACACCCCCGATGACCCCCCTGGGCGTCCTGGACGCACCCGCCCGGGCGGTGGCCGGGACCGGCACCGAGACCGTCGCGCTGACCACCGACAAGGGGTCGGTCCTCCTCGGGACGCTCGACCCGGCCAGGCTGCGCCGGCTGGCCTGCGCCAAGCCGGGCGCGGCCCTGAGCCCGGCCGAATGGAGCCGGCTCGTTCCCCGCCTCCCCTACACCGACTCCTGCTCCGGTTAG
- a CDS encoding class I SAM-dependent methyltransferase, protein MLRRAAKFDVTLTPTSRSLLAPVSEEPRRLLLDRALDEFVADLSALDETAGTMVAGAPRPTIDTAIDAAVPAVVDGTLLVSGQEVMQTWEAPLMRALAAEVTRPGGTVLEVGFGLGLSAGFVQEIGPARHTIIEANPATVRVAEQWARPAGRRGVEIVTGRWQETMPGLGRFDGILFDTYPLDETEVDEYFVRSSTFAEHFFAHAADHLADGGSFTYYSNEIDSVSRRHQRALLRYFRTFSVRVVDGLQPPADCSYWWAPSMAVIVARDPRR, encoded by the coding sequence GTGCTCCGCCGTGCGGCGAAGTTCGACGTGACACTGACCCCGACCTCGCGCTCCCTGCTCGCCCCGGTCTCCGAGGAGCCACGGCGGTTGCTGCTCGACCGGGCCCTTGACGAGTTCGTCGCCGATCTCAGCGCGCTGGATGAGACGGCCGGCACGATGGTGGCCGGGGCGCCTCGTCCGACGATCGACACAGCCATCGACGCGGCGGTCCCCGCGGTGGTCGACGGCACGCTGCTCGTCTCCGGCCAGGAGGTGATGCAGACCTGGGAGGCGCCGTTGATGCGGGCGCTGGCCGCCGAGGTGACCCGGCCGGGCGGTACCGTCCTCGAGGTCGGGTTCGGCCTGGGCCTGTCCGCCGGGTTCGTCCAGGAGATCGGTCCGGCCCGGCACACGATCATCGAGGCGAACCCGGCCACGGTGCGCGTCGCCGAGCAGTGGGCCCGCCCCGCGGGGCGCCGCGGGGTGGAGATCGTCACCGGGCGTTGGCAGGAGACCATGCCCGGCCTCGGCCGGTTCGACGGCATCCTCTTTGACACCTACCCCCTTGACGAGACCGAGGTCGACGAGTACTTCGTGCGCAGTTCCACCTTCGCCGAGCACTTCTTCGCGCACGCCGCCGACCACCTGGCCGACGGCGGTTCGTTCACCTACTACTCGAACGAGATCGACTCGGTGTCCCGGCGGCATCAGCGGGCCCTGCTCCGCTACTTCCGCACCTTCAGCGTGCGCGTCGTTGACGGCCTGCAGCCGCCGGCGGACTGCAGCTACTGGTGGGCGCCGTCGATGGCGGTCATCGTCGCCCGGGACCCCCGCCGCTGA